One stretch of Sphingomonas rosea DNA includes these proteins:
- a CDS encoding TPM domain-containing protein, translated as MLAACGQSPPPGGDPAAAGQPARVADGALRGRVIDTADVLTPIEEKAIAGRLAALAANQKKAVVIVTVVPKNGDSMERVGWAVGGKTANPGTLLMLIDPQASSVRLEGELSPADRALVAAAILPDLREQRYGAAIGRGLDRLQGLVK; from the coding sequence ATGCTCGCGGCATGCGGCCAGTCGCCGCCGCCCGGGGGCGATCCGGCCGCCGCCGGGCAGCCGGCGCGCGTCGCGGACGGGGCTTTGCGTGGCCGGGTGATCGACACCGCCGACGTCCTCACGCCGATCGAGGAGAAGGCGATCGCCGGGCGGCTCGCGGCGCTGGCGGCCAACCAGAAGAAGGCGGTGGTGATCGTGACGGTGGTTCCCAAGAACGGCGACAGCATGGAGCGGGTCGGCTGGGCCGTTGGCGGCAAGACCGCCAATCCCGGCACGCTGCTGATGCTGATCGATCCGCAAGCCTCGAGCGTGCGTCTCGAAGGCGAATTGTCGCCGGCCGACCGTGCGCTCGTCGCCGCTGCGATCCTGCCGGACCTGCGTGAGCAGCGCTACGGCGCCGCAATCGGCCGCGGACTCGACCGCTTGCAGGGGTTGGTCAAGTGA
- a CDS encoding NUDIX hydrolase yields the protein MSDSEAIPAATLIVMRDRPGLFPEIVMVERPRTMAFAGGAMVFPGGRIDSDDHQGATGLEQAAIRAAVRETAEETGLAVDAAQLVPFARWRPDNVSHRRFDTFFFIAPAPDDSGPLLPQPGECERAIWTTAEAMLDDVRSGSARAIFPTIRNLERLAQFASFADARHHALAHPVEVISPWIEEADGERWLTIPSHLGYPVTRERLDIALRA from the coding sequence ATGAGCGATTCCGAAGCCATCCCCGCCGCGACCCTGATCGTGATGCGCGACCGGCCCGGCCTCTTTCCTGAGATCGTGATGGTCGAGCGGCCCCGGACCATGGCCTTCGCCGGCGGTGCGATGGTGTTCCCGGGCGGTCGGATCGATTCCGACGACCATCAGGGCGCGACCGGTCTCGAACAGGCCGCGATCCGCGCCGCGGTGCGCGAGACGGCCGAGGAGACGGGCCTTGCCGTCGACGCCGCGCAACTCGTGCCCTTCGCGCGGTGGCGGCCGGACAATGTCAGCCACCGGCGCTTCGACACCTTCTTCTTCATCGCTCCCGCACCCGACGATTCCGGACCGCTCTTGCCCCAGCCCGGCGAATGCGAGCGGGCAATCTGGACCACCGCCGAGGCGATGCTGGACGACGTCCGGAGCGGCTCGGCCCGCGCGATCTTCCCGACCATCCGCAACCTCGAGCGGCTCGCCCAGTTCGCGAGTTTCGCGGACGCGCGGCATCATGCGCTCGCGCATCCGGTCGAGGTGATCAGCCCGTGGATCGAGGAAGCCGACGGCGAGCGCTGGCTCACGATCCCCTCGCACCTCGGCTATCCCGTCACCCGCGAACGGCTCGATATCGCCCTTCGCGCCTGA
- a CDS encoding NUDIX hydrolase — translation MSRDPDLDLPPETMWSGRFVQALRKGKWEYAGRTGGIRAVVILAEHEGQWILVEQDRAPLGGPCLELPAGLVGDHGDGATIEETAVKELEEETGFTAERIERLGDFHASPGMLSESFTLVRAHGVRRVGAGGGVPGEEQITVHLVPKSDLAGFVADKRAAGVAMDVKLLLPLGPALLGIPDA, via the coding sequence GTGAGCCGCGATCCCGACCTCGATCTTCCGCCCGAGACTATGTGGTCGGGGCGCTTCGTCCAGGCGCTGCGCAAAGGCAAATGGGAATATGCCGGCCGCACCGGCGGCATCCGCGCGGTCGTGATCCTCGCCGAACATGAGGGGCAGTGGATCCTGGTCGAGCAGGACCGCGCACCTCTGGGCGGCCCGTGCCTCGAACTTCCGGCCGGTCTCGTCGGCGATCACGGCGACGGTGCCACGATCGAGGAGACCGCGGTCAAGGAGCTGGAGGAAGAGACCGGCTTCACCGCCGAGCGGATCGAGCGCCTCGGCGATTTCCACGCCTCGCCCGGCATGCTGAGCGAAAGCTTCACCCTGGTCCGCGCGCACGGCGTCCGCCGGGTCGGTGCAGGCGGCGGGGTGCCGGGCGAGGAGCAGATCACCGTCCACCTCGTCCCCAAATCCGACCTTGCCGGCTTTGTCGCCGACAAGCGGGCGGCGGGCGTCGCCATGGACGTCAAGCTGCTGCTCCCGCTCGGCCCTGCGCTATTGGGCATTCCCGACGCCTAG
- a CDS encoding SWIB/MDM2 domain-containing protein gives MAKEASGTGRKAGGGLARPVTPSPDLAEIVGKDPLPRSEVVSKVWDHIRKNNLQNPQNKREIVADDKLKKIFGKDRCTMFEMNKHLSKHLS, from the coding sequence ATGGCTAAAGAAGCGAGCGGGACTGGGCGTAAGGCAGGGGGCGGTCTGGCCCGTCCGGTGACTCCGTCGCCGGATCTCGCGGAAATCGTCGGCAAGGATCCGCTGCCGCGCAGCGAGGTCGTGTCGAAGGTGTGGGATCACATCCGCAAGAACAATCTGCAGAACCCGCAGAACAAGCGCGAGATCGTCGCCGACGACAAGCTGAAGAAGATCTTCGGCAAGGATCGCTGCACCATGTTCGAGATGAACAAGCACCTGTCGAAGCATCTCTCGTAA
- a CDS encoding LD-carboxypeptidase: protein MRIAVVAPSCPLKREAADRVTDIAAARGHELAIHPQCFLEDGHFAGSDAARLAALREVMADESVEAVWFARGGYGSNRIAEAAMADVPSAAWSKTFLGYSDGGFLLAGLHKAGLAVAHGPMVQDVARDGGEAAIGRALDWFEGNGEALEPGLDGPAFAFNLVVLSSLMGTPLEPDFTSAELLIEELDEELYRIDRFLFHVSRQPGFAKVRQLRLGRVLERANDRPFGSDVEAVARRWCAEAGVSFGGRADIGHDAHNRIVPFPRRHA from the coding sequence ATGAGGATTGCGGTAGTGGCGCCGAGTTGCCCGTTGAAACGCGAGGCGGCCGATCGCGTGACCGACATTGCGGCGGCGCGCGGGCACGAGCTCGCCATCCATCCACAATGCTTTCTCGAAGACGGCCATTTCGCGGGATCCGACGCGGCGCGTCTCGCGGCACTGCGCGAGGTCATGGCCGACGAAAGCGTCGAGGCGGTATGGTTCGCGCGCGGCGGCTACGGCTCCAACCGGATCGCCGAGGCGGCCATGGCCGACGTCCCCTCGGCGGCATGGTCCAAGACCTTCCTCGGCTACAGCGACGGCGGTTTCCTCCTCGCCGGGCTCCACAAGGCCGGCCTTGCGGTCGCTCATGGCCCGATGGTGCAGGACGTGGCGCGTGACGGCGGCGAGGCGGCAATCGGCCGGGCGCTCGACTGGTTCGAAGGGAATGGCGAGGCCCTCGAGCCCGGCCTCGACGGTCCGGCCTTCGCTTTCAACCTCGTGGTCCTGTCGAGCCTCATGGGAACCCCTCTCGAACCCGACTTCACGAGCGCCGAGCTCCTGATCGAAGAACTCGACGAGGAACTCTACCGGATCGACCGCTTCCTGTTCCACGTCAGCCGCCAGCCGGGCTTTGCGAAGGTCCGGCAGCTGCGCCTGGGGCGGGTTCTCGAACGCGCCAACGACCGGCCCTTCGGCAGCGACGTCGAGGCCGTGGCGCGGCGCTGGTGCGCGGAGGCCGGCGTGTCCTTCGGCGGACGAGCGGACATCGGTCACGATGCCCACAACAGGATCGTGCCGTTTCCCCGGCGCCACGCCTGA
- a CDS encoding extensin family protein, with amino-acid sequence MLFAIRVFVITTILAVLVIELAGWMQRHRQDLPWTEVDLQAPPGRFTAGRIAELGSDPPRCRAILARDGGISRPAPDRLVGNECGYRDGTNLRLASIGLSPAGVVSSCPVAAAAFVWEEAVQREARVRFGSPVVRLLHAGSFSCRRLYGRSEGAWSEHATADALDVLGFVLEDGRTISVLRDWPDQGPKGTFLRGVRDAACRSFTTVLSPDYNAAHRDHLHLDTADRGAGGWRACR; translated from the coding sequence ATGCTCTTTGCGATCCGTGTCTTCGTCATCACCACCATTCTCGCCGTGCTCGTGATCGAGCTCGCCGGCTGGATGCAGCGGCACCGGCAGGACCTGCCGTGGACCGAGGTGGATCTGCAGGCCCCGCCCGGCCGCTTCACCGCGGGGCGGATCGCCGAACTCGGGAGCGATCCGCCGCGCTGCCGCGCGATCCTCGCCCGCGACGGCGGGATCAGCCGCCCTGCCCCCGACCGCCTCGTCGGCAACGAGTGCGGCTACCGCGACGGAACGAACCTCCGGCTGGCTTCGATCGGGCTTTCCCCGGCCGGAGTGGTCTCGAGCTGCCCCGTCGCCGCCGCGGCGTTCGTCTGGGAAGAGGCGGTGCAGCGCGAGGCCCGGGTCCGATTCGGGTCGCCGGTGGTGCGCCTACTCCACGCCGGCAGCTTCTCCTGTCGCCGGCTCTACGGCCGCTCGGAAGGGGCGTGGAGCGAACATGCGACCGCCGACGCGCTCGACGTGCTGGGCTTCGTGCTGGAAGACGGGCGGACGATCTCGGTGCTTCGCGACTGGCCGGACCAGGGACCCAAGGGCACCTTCCTGCGCGGGGTGCGCGACGCGGCGTGCCGCTCGTTCACCACCGTCCTGTCGCCCGACTACAATGCGGCGCACCGCGACCACCTGCACCTCGACACCGCCGATCGCGGCGCCGGCGGCTGGCGCGCCTGTCGCTAG
- a CDS encoding TPM domain-containing protein codes for MKLRHLLACLFALLLAVPAVAQDFPKLTGRVVDNANLLDPAQEAGLTAKLEALDKQTGRQLVVVTLPSLDGRTIEDYGYRLGRTWAIGDKDKDDGVLLIVAPNERKVRIETGYGARVFLTDALSSVIIRNAITPRFKADDYPGGIDAGVDAIAEQMQLSPAEAARRVKEAEANAARPRPSNNGGDLTPLIFWGFVILFVFLSFARNASGRRYRGKRRGGIDPWVVLWGLDAISRSSRGGGGWGGGGGFGGGGGIGGGGGFSGGGGSFGGGGASGSW; via the coding sequence GTGAAGTTGCGCCATCTCCTCGCCTGCCTGTTCGCGTTGCTCCTGGCGGTGCCGGCCGTGGCCCAGGACTTTCCCAAGCTCACCGGCCGAGTGGTCGATAATGCCAACCTCCTCGATCCCGCGCAGGAAGCGGGCCTGACCGCCAAGCTGGAAGCGCTCGACAAGCAGACCGGGCGGCAGCTCGTCGTCGTGACGCTCCCGAGCCTCGATGGCCGAACGATCGAGGATTACGGCTATCGCCTCGGCCGCACCTGGGCGATCGGCGACAAGGACAAGGACGATGGCGTCCTGCTGATCGTCGCCCCCAACGAGCGCAAGGTGCGGATCGAGACCGGCTATGGCGCGCGGGTATTCCTGACCGACGCGCTGTCGAGCGTCATCATCCGCAACGCCATCACGCCGCGCTTCAAGGCGGACGATTATCCCGGCGGCATCGATGCCGGGGTCGATGCCATCGCCGAGCAGATGCAGCTGTCCCCCGCGGAAGCCGCGCGCCGGGTCAAGGAAGCCGAGGCCAATGCCGCCCGGCCCCGCCCGTCGAACAACGGCGGCGACCTCACCCCGCTCATCTTCTGGGGCTTCGTCATCCTCTTCGTCTTCCTGTCTTTCGCCCGCAACGCGAGCGGCCGCCGCTATCGCGGCAAGCGCCGCGGCGGGATCGACCCCTGGGTCGTGCTCTGGGGTCTCGACGCGATCAGCCGCTCCTCGCGCGGCGGCGGCGGCTGGGGTGGAGGCGGTGGCTTCGGCGGCGGCGGCGGTATCGGCGGGGGCGGGGGTTTCTCGGGCGGCGGCGGTTCGTTCGGCGGGGGAGGCGCGTCCGGATCATGGTGA
- a CDS encoding amidohydrolase family protein yields MVKMLFCALLLAGASISAAAAPVPKEQLLVPPANARHFTITSKAGKHGDNWVWTLPDGRIASRMSMSLRGWITEVDEVATLGSDGRPVAMEVRGYTDSGDASETFKVGPDGIATWKTAVDSGSAPFGTKRYSSYGGPWFDGVDQEGAFLAAGERGIELLPGGKGRMRIVRSVEITGPKGPETVRLGFVEGFGLSPRPYWLTADNKFFGSAGQISILPAGYEANAERLKAIGEEETAKLVRDISRRFLAKENSAPVLFDHVKLFDSVGGRYLADRAVLVANGKVAAVGAAGSLKAPAGARIIDGRGKTLLPGLWDSHRHVGGDDFELIQNLATGITNYRSPGSLIEDAQSIFKRRAAGDLLAPDGKVSVIIDRKDPLAAQGALTVSSEAEAIAAVRKVKAAGMWGVKFYTSMNPAWIAPAAAEAHKLGLHVHGHVPAGMRPLDAVRAGYDEITHINFIMMQAMPQAVVDKANTAARLEGPAQYGKDVDLDSPAMKAFYAELSKRGTIIDPTLTVWEPLMTSDGTAIAPEYAPYAPVAPPAVARAWKIAGYPLFGNVTRDDFRKSFAKMVGVVGRLHKAGVRVVAGTDGYGLELVRELELYQQAGMTNVEALQTATIVPARMVGMDKAVGSVAPGKTADLILVNGDAEKDLRVLRQVDKVVLDGVLMDAQALREAAGFSGPPVGAN; encoded by the coding sequence ATGGTGAAAATGCTGTTCTGCGCGCTGCTGCTGGCCGGCGCATCGATTTCGGCGGCCGCGGCGCCCGTTCCCAAGGAACAGCTGCTCGTGCCCCCGGCGAACGCTCGCCATTTCACCATCACGTCCAAGGCCGGCAAGCACGGCGACAATTGGGTCTGGACCTTGCCCGACGGTCGGATTGCCTCGCGCATGTCGATGTCCTTGAGGGGCTGGATCACCGAGGTCGACGAGGTCGCGACGCTCGGGTCCGACGGCCGGCCGGTCGCCATGGAGGTTCGCGGCTATACCGACAGCGGTGACGCGAGCGAGACGTTCAAGGTCGGACCCGACGGGATCGCCACCTGGAAGACCGCGGTCGACAGTGGTTCCGCTCCGTTCGGAACCAAGCGCTACAGCAGCTACGGTGGCCCATGGTTCGACGGGGTCGACCAGGAGGGTGCGTTCCTGGCCGCGGGCGAACGCGGAATCGAGCTCCTTCCCGGCGGCAAGGGACGGATGCGGATCGTCCGCTCGGTCGAAATCACGGGACCCAAGGGTCCGGAAACGGTCAGGCTCGGCTTTGTCGAAGGCTTCGGTCTCTCGCCACGGCCCTACTGGCTGACCGCCGACAACAAGTTCTTCGGCTCGGCCGGCCAGATCAGCATCCTGCCCGCCGGCTACGAGGCCAATGCCGAGCGCCTGAAAGCCATTGGCGAAGAGGAGACCGCCAAGCTCGTCCGGGACATATCGCGGCGCTTCCTCGCCAAGGAGAACAGCGCGCCCGTCCTGTTCGACCACGTCAAATTGTTCGATTCGGTCGGCGGCCGCTATCTCGCTGACCGAGCGGTCCTGGTCGCGAACGGCAAGGTCGCGGCGGTGGGCGCCGCCGGCTCGCTCAAGGCGCCCGCCGGGGCACGGATCATTGACGGGCGCGGCAAGACGCTCCTGCCGGGCCTGTGGGATTCGCACCGCCACGTCGGCGGCGACGACTTCGAGCTGATCCAGAATCTCGCCACCGGAATCACCAATTACCGCAGCCCCGGCTCGCTGATCGAGGACGCGCAAAGCATCTTCAAGCGCCGCGCCGCGGGCGATCTGCTTGCACCCGACGGCAAGGTGTCGGTGATCATCGACCGCAAGGACCCGCTCGCCGCGCAGGGTGCGCTCACCGTCAGCAGCGAAGCCGAAGCCATTGCCGCCGTCCGCAAGGTCAAGGCGGCGGGCATGTGGGGTGTCAAATTCTATACCTCGATGAATCCGGCATGGATCGCGCCGGCCGCTGCAGAGGCGCACAAGCTCGGGCTCCACGTCCACGGCCACGTGCCCGCCGGCATGCGCCCACTCGACGCCGTGCGCGCGGGCTATGACGAAATCACGCACATCAACTTCATCATGATGCAGGCGATGCCGCAGGCGGTGGTCGACAAGGCCAACACGGCCGCCCGGCTCGAGGGACCGGCGCAATATGGCAAGGACGTCGACCTCGATTCGCCCGCGATGAAGGCCTTTTACGCCGAATTGTCGAAGCGCGGCACGATCATCGATCCCACGCTCACCGTCTGGGAGCCGCTGATGACCTCGGACGGCACCGCCATTGCGCCCGAATATGCGCCTTATGCACCGGTCGCCCCGCCGGCGGTGGCACGCGCCTGGAAGATCGCGGGCTATCCCCTGTTCGGCAACGTCACCCGCGATGACTTCCGGAAGAGCTTCGCCAAGATGGTCGGCGTCGTCGGACGCCTCCACAAGGCCGGGGTCCGGGTGGTCGCGGGGACCGACGGCTACGGCCTTGAACTGGTCCGTGAGCTCGAGCTTTACCAGCAGGCCGGCATGACCAACGTCGAGGCGCTCCAGACCGCGACCATCGTGCCTGCGCGCATGGTCGGCATGGACAAGGCGGTCGGCTCGGTCGCGCCGGGCAAGACCGCCGACCTCATCCTCGTCAACGGTGACGCCGAGAAGGACCTGCGGGTCCTCCGGCAGGTCGACAAGGTGGTCCTCGACGGCGTGCTGATGGACGCGCAGGCGCTGCGTGAGGCGGCTGGATTCAGCGGACCGCCGGTCGGAGCCAATTGA
- a CDS encoding TPM domain-containing protein yields the protein MVTLKLDDSDHQRVSEAIAAAEATSDGEILTIVSADSDSYHDVALHWAVAAMLGVIAVAAWQSDFLARMWDRLFGGWGVQPSIGQILFFVLILVVLKFLAVLLVMKWRPLRLALTPGATKGRRVRRRAIALFRAATERRTVGRTGVLIYLSLAERRAEIVADEAVTKVTTPECWGDAMSELIAEIRQGNPGEGLVLAVREVGEVLTRHFPKTGDDRNEIPDKLIEL from the coding sequence ATGGTGACCCTGAAACTCGACGACAGCGACCACCAGCGGGTCAGCGAGGCGATCGCGGCGGCCGAGGCGACCAGCGATGGCGAGATCCTGACGATCGTCAGCGCCGACAGCGACAGCTATCACGACGTCGCTCTTCACTGGGCGGTCGCCGCGATGCTTGGCGTCATCGCGGTTGCCGCCTGGCAGTCTGATTTTCTTGCCCGCATGTGGGACCGGTTGTTCGGCGGCTGGGGCGTGCAGCCGAGCATCGGCCAGATCCTCTTCTTCGTCCTGATCCTTGTCGTTCTCAAATTCCTCGCCGTGCTGCTGGTGATGAAATGGCGCCCGCTGCGGCTCGCGCTCACCCCCGGCGCGACCAAGGGCCGGCGGGTCCGTCGCCGCGCCATCGCCCTGTTTCGCGCCGCAACCGAGCGCCGCACGGTCGGCCGCACCGGGGTTCTCATCTATCTCTCGCTCGCCGAGCGCCGCGCCGAGATCGTCGCGGACGAGGCCGTCACCAAGGTCACCACGCCCGAATGCTGGGGCGATGCCATGAGCGAACTCATCGCCGAGATCCGCCAGGGCAACCCGGGAGAAGGCCTCGTCCTCGCCGTGCGCGAGGTCGGCGAGGTGCTGACCCGTCACTTCCCGAAGACCGGCGACGATCGCAACGAAATCCCCGACAAACTGATCGAACTGTGA
- a CDS encoding LemA family protein has protein sequence MTILRRFGLLAPLAAVSLAGCGINSVPTAEENVNAKWANVQSEYQRRADLVPNLVATVKGYAKQEKDVLTQVTEARAGATRIQLAPGDLSDPAKVGAFNDAQNRLTMSLQRLQEAYPDLKSNANFLALQSQLEGTENSILVARNDYNEAVQAYNTRIRTFPDAVGAKIFYGAKPKVPFQASSGAQAAPTVDFNAQ, from the coding sequence ATGACGATCCTTCGCCGCTTCGGCCTTCTCGCGCCGCTCGCCGCAGTCAGCCTTGCCGGCTGCGGCATCAATTCGGTGCCGACCGCCGAAGAGAATGTGAACGCCAAATGGGCCAATGTGCAGAGCGAGTATCAGCGCCGCGCCGACCTCGTGCCCAACCTCGTCGCGACGGTGAAGGGCTATGCCAAGCAGGAGAAGGACGTCCTGACGCAGGTCACCGAGGCCCGCGCCGGTGCCACCCGGATCCAACTCGCGCCCGGCGACCTGTCCGATCCGGCCAAGGTCGGCGCCTTCAACGATGCGCAGAACCGACTGACGATGAGCCTCCAGCGGCTGCAGGAGGCCTATCCGGACCTCAAGAGCAACGCGAACTTCCTCGCGCTCCAGTCGCAGCTCGAGGGAACCGAGAACAGCATCCTCGTCGCGCGCAACGACTATAACGAGGCGGTGCAGGCCTATAACACCCGCATCCGGACCTTCCCCGACGCGGTCGGCGCCAAGATCTTCTACGGCGCCAAGCCCAAGGTGCCGTTCCAGGCCTCGAGCGGCGCGCAGGCGGCCCCGACGGTCGATTTCAACGCCCAGTAA
- a CDS encoding 5' nucleotidase, NT5C type, translating into MTGRPKLFLDCDGVLADFDAGVRGLLGVTADDYERRHGRGSFWQKLARAPDFYASLPKMPDADLLFEAVRHLKPTILTGLPVGKWAASQKVAWAAEHFPGVPVIACMARDKHRHMTGADVLVDDSERHRQAWLDAGGIYVLHRSARQSIAALANIYPEVISPATDRAD; encoded by the coding sequence GTGACGGGCCGCCCCAAGCTCTTTCTCGACTGCGACGGGGTGCTGGCCGATTTCGATGCCGGCGTCCGGGGCCTACTTGGCGTGACGGCTGACGACTATGAGCGGCGCCATGGCCGGGGCAGCTTCTGGCAGAAGCTTGCCCGGGCGCCGGATTTCTACGCGTCCCTTCCCAAGATGCCCGACGCCGACCTGCTGTTCGAAGCCGTCCGGCATTTGAAGCCGACCATCCTCACCGGCCTCCCGGTCGGCAAATGGGCCGCGTCCCAGAAAGTCGCCTGGGCCGCCGAGCATTTTCCCGGCGTGCCGGTCATCGCCTGCATGGCGCGCGACAAGCATCGTCACATGACGGGCGCGGACGTGCTGGTCGATGATAGCGAGCGGCATCGGCAGGCGTGGCTCGACGCGGGCGGGATCTATGTCCTGCATCGCAGCGCGCGTCAGAGCATCGCCGCGCTGGCGAACATCTATCCCGAGGTGATCAGCCCGGCCACCGACCGGGCTGATTGA
- a CDS encoding UDP-N-acetylmuramate--L-alanine ligase, whose amino-acid sequence MTASSYFFCGVGGSGMLPLACIVRSGRSEVAGSDRALDAGRLAPKFQFLRAQGIDLFPQDGSGLHAGMTLVTSAAVEATIPDVVRARELGLRHVTRPELLSELLNAAARSVAVGGTSGKSTVTGMIGWILHALGHNPTVMNGAVMKNFVSADTPFASALVGDPDLFVSEVDESDGSIALYRPTVALLNNVSLDHKEMDELRALFSGFLKAADRAVINLDDAESAAIARDLEGAIGYGFEADGAVRGDALVLDAQGSRFTVGVDGTSVEVRLPLPGRHNASNALGALAAVHALGLPIADAAAALGTFSGLRRRLETVGTAAGVTVIDDFAHNPDKIAATLATLTGSAGRLLIFFQPHGYGPLAKMGEELSQTFASGMREGDQLFLSDPVYQGGTVDRSRGSDWLAQAIVAAGGAAEHVPERAAIGARLLDEARAGDRIAILGARDDTLSEFAAELLRNLDAQG is encoded by the coding sequence ATGACGGCTTCCAGTTACTTCTTCTGCGGCGTCGGCGGCAGCGGCATGCTCCCCCTCGCCTGCATCGTCCGCTCGGGCCGGTCCGAGGTGGCGGGGTCCGACCGCGCGCTCGACGCCGGCCGGCTCGCGCCCAAGTTCCAATTCCTCCGCGCGCAGGGGATCGATCTCTTCCCGCAGGACGGGAGCGGACTGCACGCGGGCATGACCCTCGTGACCTCCGCTGCGGTCGAGGCGACCATCCCCGACGTCGTCCGCGCCCGCGAGCTCGGCCTGCGACACGTCACCCGCCCCGAGTTGCTCAGCGAACTTCTCAACGCGGCGGCCCGCAGCGTTGCGGTCGGCGGCACGTCGGGCAAGTCGACCGTCACGGGCATGATCGGCTGGATCCTCCATGCGCTCGGCCACAACCCGACGGTGATGAACGGCGCGGTGATGAAGAACTTCGTCTCGGCCGACACGCCTTTCGCCAGCGCGCTTGTGGGCGACCCCGACCTGTTCGTCAGCGAGGTCGACGAGAGCGACGGCTCGATCGCGCTCTACCGGCCGACCGTGGCGCTGCTCAACAACGTCAGCCTCGACCACAAGGAAATGGACGAGCTGCGCGCGCTGTTCAGCGGCTTCCTCAAGGCTGCCGACCGGGCGGTGATCAACCTCGACGACGCGGAGAGCGCGGCGATCGCCAGGGACCTTGAAGGCGCGATCGGCTACGGCTTCGAGGCCGACGGCGCGGTCCGGGGCGACGCGCTGGTGCTGGACGCGCAGGGCAGCCGCTTCACCGTCGGGGTCGATGGGACGTCGGTCGAGGTCCGCCTTCCCCTCCCCGGCCGCCACAACGCCTCGAACGCGCTGGGCGCGCTGGCGGCAGTGCATGCACTCGGGCTGCCGATCGCCGATGCGGCGGCGGCCCTTGGCACCTTCTCGGGCCTGCGGCGGCGGCTCGAGACCGTCGGGACCGCCGCCGGGGTCACGGTGATCGACGATTTCGCGCACAATCCTGACAAGATCGCCGCGACGCTGGCGACACTGACCGGATCGGCCGGCCGCCTACTCATATTCTTCCAGCCGCATGGCTACGGCCCGCTCGCGAAGATGGGCGAAGAACTGAGCCAGACCTTCGCCTCGGGGATGCGGGAGGGAGACCAATTGTTCCTCTCCGACCCCGTCTACCAGGGCGGGACGGTCGACCGGAGCCGCGGATCGGACTGGCTGGCGCAGGCGATCGTCGCGGCGGGCGGTGCGGCCGAGCATGTTCCCGAGCGCGCCGCGATCGGCGCGCGGCTCCTCGACGAAGCGCGGGCCGGCGACCGGATCGCGATCCTCGGCGCCCGCGACGACACGCTCAGCGAATTCGCGGCCGAGCTGCTCCGGAACCTCGACGCCCAGGGCTGA